From the genome of Streptomyces sp. JH34:
GACCCGGCCGCGCTCCTCCACGAGGTCGAACGGCACCACCGGGTGCACGGCGACCGGCTCGCGCACTACCTCGCCGGGGAGCTGCGGGACTTCACCGGCCCGGACGCCCCGGCACCGCTCGACGCCGGTCAGGAGCTCCAGCACGTCGTGCTGCGCGGCGGCATCGCGTACGAGCGCATGACCGTCGCCTGGCTCGACGACGTACTCGCCACCCTCCACAGGCTCGGCGCGGCAGACCCGCGCACCTGAACCGTTCCGCATCCCCGTCCGCACACCCCCGGAAGGCGTACCGCCATGGCCGACCCCCTGCTGTTCAACCCGCGTGCCTACGACCCGGCGCACTTCGACCCCGAGACCCGCAGGCTGCTGCGCGCCACCATCGACTGGTTCGAGGACCGCGGCAAGCGGCGGATCATCGAGGACTACAGGTCACGCGCCTGGCTGGGCGATTTCCTCGAGTTCTCCGCGAAGGAGGGCCTCTTCGCCACCTTCCTCACCCCCGCCTCCGCCACGGACCGTGAGGACGGGCGCTGGGACACCGCCCGCATCGCCGCGCTCAACGAGATCTTCGGGTTCTACGGACTCGACTACTGGTACGCCTGGCAGGTGACCATCCTCGGCCTCGGCCCCGTCTGGCAGAGCGACAACGCCGCCGCGCGCGACCGCGCCGCCGAACTCCTCTCCCAGGGCGAGGTGTTCGCCTTCGGCCTGTCGGAGAAGGCGCACGGAGCCGACATCTACTCCACCGACATGCTCCTGGCACCGGACGGCGACGGCGGCTTCCTGGCCACCGGCTCCAAGTACTACATAGGCAACGGCAACGCCGCCGGCCTCGTCTCCGTCTTCGGCCGGCGCACGGACGTCGAGGGCCCGGACGGCTACGTCTTCTTCGCCGCGGACAGCCGCCACCCGGCCTACCACCTGGTGAAGAACGTCGTCGACTCCTCCAAGTACGTCAGCGAGTTCCGCCTCGACGGCTACCCCGTCGGTCCCGACGACGTCCTGCACACCGGCCGCGCCGCCTTCGACGCCGCCCTCAACACCGTCAACGTGGGCAAGTTCAACCTCTGCACCGCCTCGATCGGCATCTGCGAGCACGCGATGTACGAGGCCGTCACCCACGCGCACAACCGGGTCCTCTACGGCCGCCCCGTGACCGCCTTCCCCCACGTGCGCCGGGAGCTCGCCGACGCCTATGTCCGGCTCGTCGGCATGAAGCTGTTCAGCGACCGCGCCGTCGACTACTTCCGCTCGGCCGGACCCGACGACCGCCGCTACCTGCTGTTCAACCCGATGACGAAGATGAAGGTGACCACGGAGGGCGAGAAGGTCATCGACCTGATGTGGGACGTCATCGCGGCCAAGGGCTTCGAGAAGGACACCTACTTCGCGCAGGCCGCCGTCGAGATCCGCAGCCTGCCGAAGCTGGAGGGCACGGTCCACGTCAACCTCGCCCTCATCCTCAAGTTCATGCGCAACCACCTGCTGGACCCCGCCGGCTACGCGCCCGTGGGTACACGTCTGGACGCCGCCGACGACGCGTTCCTCTTCCGGCAGGGACCGGCCCGCGGTCTCGGTTCCGTGCGCTTCCACGACTGGCGCCCGGCCTACGACGCCTACGCCGCCGTCCCCAACGTCGCCCGCTTCCGGGAACAGGCCGACGCGCTGTGCGACTTCGTGGCCCGGGTCGCGCCCGACGAGCGGCAGAGCCGGGACCTCGACTTCCTGCTGTCCGTCGGCCGGCTCTTCGCCCTGGTCGTCCACGGTCAGCTGATCCTGGAGCAGGCCCGGCTGACCGGACTGGACGAGGACGTGCTCGACGAGCTCTTCTCCGTGCTCGTCCGCGACTTCTCGGCGAACGCCGTCGAACTGCACGGCAAGGACTCCGCGACCGGGGAGCAGCAGGACTGGGCCATCGCCGCGGTACGCCGTCCCGTCGTGGACGAGGCCCGCTCGGCGCGCGTCTGGGCCCGTGTCGAGGCACTTTCGGGGGCCTACGAGATGGCTTTGTGAGTCCGACCGGGTATCAGGCCGGGCCGGACCGCATCGCCTGCGCTCGCGGGGGCATACGGAAGGTCCGGCAGCCGGAAGTGGCCGGCTGCCAGGAGGAGGAGGTGACCGTGGAAACGGTCTGGGCGGGTCAGGCACAGACGGACGGCGCACTGGGTGACGGCGTCATCGGGTACGAGGTGGAGGCGCCGGACGGAAGCGTGGGCACCGTCATCAGGCTCTCGCCGGTACCGGGGTTCGACCATCTGGTGATCGACGCGGGGGTCTGGAAGTTCGGGAGGAGCGTCGTCGTGCCCGCGGGCATGGTGACCGGCGTCGACGAAGCCGAACGGGTGATCAAGGTCGGGTGCACCAAGGACCAGATCAAGGACGCCCCGCGCTTCGAGCGCGATCAGGACACCGGGGACCTCTTCTACCTGCGGCAGCTCGGCGCGTACTACGAATCGCTGACTGCCGGCCAGGGATGACAGGAGGCCGGGCGTCACCGACGGAGGTCGGTGACGCCCGGCCGCGTCTCAGGAGGGCTGCGCCCGGCGGTAGCGCCGGCCGAGCGTCACCTTGAGCGGCAGGAGCGCCAGCCAGGACCACATGGCGGCCACCGGTGAGAGGGCGTAGGCGAGCGGCACGGTGGCGCCGAAGACCAGGGCGGTGTTCCCCAGATCGGTGGCCACGAAGCGAGCGGTCCTCTCCGTGGCGGGATCGGAGGGCCATCGCCCGCGCAGTCCCGTACGGAGCACCGCCAGTTCGAGCAGATTCGTGAGGCACACGGCGCCCGCGTAGACGGCGACCGCCAGGGGCTCGGAGGCGTACTCCGACAGCAAGGAGGTCGGGAACGGGATGAGCGCGATGGCGCCGAGCCAGACGAGCGCGAGTTTCAGCGACCGCCCCTCGAACCGGGGGACCAGCTCCACGATCCGGCGGTGGTCACGCCAGAAGGCCGCGAGGATCATGAAGCTGAGAGCATAGGCGCCGAGATCGGGCAGCACACCGCGGACGGCGTCCCGGAAGCCCTGGGCGGACAGGTCCGGTGGTACGCGGACATCGAGCACCAACAGGGTCATGGCGATCGCGAAGATCCCGTCGGACAGGGCTGTCAGCCGTTCCGCGTTCTTCCCGTCGCCCGCTCGGGTGTCGTCCACCCGCCCAGCGTCCCGGTGCCGAGTCGGCACCGGGCGGATTAGGCCGACGGCGGGCATGCCGGGCGCCGAGTCCGGGCACCGGCGCCCGCGTGCGGCCGGGTCTCAGACGGCCTGGAGGTTGTCGTCCCGCCGGGTGCCTACGGCCCGGCGGAGCGCGGGGGAGACCGCGGGCCGCACCCCGAGCATGGTGTCGGCCGTGTGCAGGGCCTGCGGAACCGCCTGTGTGCCGGTCATCACGCACAGGGTGTAGGCGGCGTCCTCCACCGCCCGGGCCGTGACGTCCGTGGAGCGCCGCGCGTCCTCGATCCGTGCGTCGGCGTAACGGGCCAGAGCCACTCTCAGGTCCTGCGGGCTGGGTGTCAGCACAGCGGGTTCTCCTCCGGGTTAGATCCACGTCCGATGCGGGGGGCCGGGGCACCGGGCCAGGCAGGCACAGCGGTGCGGTTCACACTCCGTCGGGTGATCCGGCATCAGGCGCCTACCCGCTCACGGGCGGAGTACGCAGTGGCGCGCCAGCGTGTGCACCGGGCTGTCACGGCCTGGGCGTTCTACCGTTCACCGATGCGATCTGTCCCCTGGTGGGTCCTGTTCTCCTCGGTGTGCGCCCCGGTCCTCCTCGTCGGCGGCTGGGCGGTCTCGGCCGAGCTCCAGGGGCCCGGCTACGACCCCGCGTCGGCGACGATCAGCATCCTCGCGTCCGACGGGGCCGCCGGGTACTGGGTGATGACGCCGGCGCTGCTCGCCCTGGGAGCCTGCCACGTGGTCACCGCGTCCGGACTGCGACCCGCCGCGCCTTCCGGGCGGGCGGCGCTGGCCGGGGGAGGACTCTCCGCGATGCTGCTCGCCCTGTTCCCCGCACCGACCAGCGGCGGGTCGTTCGCCCACGGTGTGGTCGTGGCCGTGGGTTTCTCGCTGCTCGCGGTGTGGCCCGTCCTGGCCGTGCGACGCCGGGCCTCGCGTCGGCGTGTCGTGGCTGCCGCCGGCGACACGTGGCCGCGCCCGGCGGCCCGGCCCTCCGGCAGGACGGCACCGTGGGGACTGCGGCCCGCGCCCTCCGCCACGGCGGCCGCCCTGATGTGGCTCGGCGGGGCCTGGTTCCTGCTCGCCCTGTACACGCTCGACACGGCGGGGGCCGCCGAACGCGTCCTGACGTTCGCGCAGTCGTTCTGGCCGCTCGTCGTGGTCGTCTCGTGCTTCCGGCACGCCGGTGACCCAGGACAGCCGGACTGACTCCGCAGTCCGCGTCGTCAGGGGCGCGGCCCGATCAGCGCGTCCCCGTCACGCACCAGGATCGCCGACGCGGGGCACGAGTCCGCGGCGTCGAGCGCCCGGTCGTCGGGAGCCATCCGGTCACGCACGGGCCTCGCCCGGTCCTCGTCGTCCAGCGCGTAGAGGTCGGGCGTCATCCCCGCACACATACCCGAACCCATGCACAGACCGCGGTCCACCTCCGTCGTCCACGCCACGGCCCTCACCACCCCACCGGCATCTCGCGCGGGCCCCGCACGAGCATCTGGTTCTTCCAGTGCACGTCCCCCGCCGAGCGCAGGCCGGGGAAGCGTACGAGCAGCGCCTCCAGGGCCTCCTGCAGCTCCAGCCTGGCGAGAGGTGCACCCAGGCAGTGGTGGACCCCGTGTCCGAAACCGAGGTGCTGGACCCCGGTCCGGGTGACGTCGAGCCGGCCCGGCCCGTCGAACTTCAGGGCGTCGCGGTTGGCGGCGCCGACCGCGACGAGTACGGGCTCACCGGTCCGCACGAGGGTGCCACCGACCTCCACGTCCTCCATGGCGTACCGGGGGAATCCGGAGCCGCTGCCGAGGGGCACGAAACGCAGAAGCTCCTCCACCGCCCCACGGATCAGTTCGGGGCGCTCCCGCAGCAGCTTCAGCTGACCGGGGTGGTCGAGCAGCACGTGGACGAAGTTCGGGATCTGGGTCGCGGTGGTCTCGTGGCCGGCGACGAGGATGCCGACGCAGAGGTCGACCAGTTCCAGTTCGCTCAGCCTGTCTCCCGTGTCCCGCGCTTCGATCAGACCCGTCATCAGGTCCGGCCGGGGGCTTCGCCGGTGCTCCTCGATCAGCGATCCCATGTAGGCGCGCAGCTCCTCGCGGCTGCGCAGGAACTCCTCGGCGGTCAGGGAACTGGTGGAGAGAGCGGCGTCGCTCCACACCCGGAACCTCGGACGGTCCTCCTCGGGCACACCGAGCATGCGGCAGATCACCGCGACGGGGATCGGCAGCGCGTAGTGCTCCACCAGGTCGGCGGGCTGCCCCATCGCCTCGAGCTCGTCCAGGAGACCGTGGGCCAGCTCCCGTACCCAGGGGCGCAACTTCTCCACCTGATGCACGGTGAACGCCTTCGCCACAAGAGTGCGCAGCCGTGTGTGTCCGGGAGGGTCCATGCTCAGGATGCCGCTGTCGCGCCGGCCCTCCGACTGGCGTGGCTCGTCGTGGCGCAGGGCCTCCGCCCGGCTGAACCGCCGGTCGCCGAGGACCAGGCGCGCGTCCGCGTAGCGGGTGGCCAGCCACGCCGGTTCCCCGTACGTCATCCGCACCCGCACGAGCCCGGGCGTCACCAGAGCTTCCTCGTAGGCGTCCGCCAGCCCCAGGCCGGCCGGTTCGTTGAAGGGGTAGGGCACGGGCGTCCGTCCGACTGCTTCCGTCATCGTGTGGGCCTCCCTGATGCGCGGTGGATGATCCGAGCATCAGGCGGCGCCGACGACGTGGTCAACAGCGCCTTGTCGGCCATCCCGGGGCCGTCGCCCCGGGACGGCCGGCGCGCCGTCGGCCGTCCAGAACGGGGCAGGCTACGGCTTGCGGCCGACCGCCACATAGCCGGCGCTGATGATGTCGTCCTGCCCCGCCACCGGCTCGCCGAGCCCGGGATGCCACGCCTCGGCCGCCACGATGCCGGGCTCGGTGATGTCGAGTCCGTCGAAGAAACGGGCGAACTGGTCGCGGGTGCGGGGTGCCAGGGTGAGCGTGTTCGCCTTGTACATCTCGTCCACCTTGCGAGCCGCCGCCGGGTGGAAGTCCGCGGTGAGGTGGGAGATGACCACGTAGCTGCCCGGTGCGAGCACCTCGGTCAGCCGGTCCACCAGCTCGTAGGCGCCGTCCTCGTCGCTCACGAAGTGCAGCAGGGAGATCAGCGAGAGCGCGACGGGCCGGGTGAAGTCAAGCGTCCTGCCGGCGTGCTGGAGGATGGCGTCCACGTCACGGGCGTCCGCCTGCACGTAGTCGATCGCACCCTCCTCGGTGCCCTTCAGCAGGGCCTCGGCGTGTGCCAGGACGATGGGGTCGTGGTCGCAGTAGACGACCCGCGTCGTCGGTGCCGCCTGCTGGGCCACCTGGTGGAGGTTCGGCTCGGTGGGGATCCCCGTACCGATGTCGAGGAACTGCCGGATGCCCTGACCGGTCAGCCACCGGGTGGCGCGGTGCATGAAGGCGCGGTTCACCCTCGCCATGACCGGGACCCCCGGCTCCACGGCGAGCATCTGCCGGCCCAGTGCCTCGTCCACCGGGTAGTTGTCCTTGCCACCGAGGAACCAGTCGTACATCCGGGCGGGATGCGGTCTGCTGGTGTCGATGCGCAGGGTGGAGGCATCGTTCTCCGGTCGGGACATGGCGTACTCCTGGTGTGCGCGGCAGTGGTCGATCAGCTTGCGGACAGAATAGGGAACGTGTGTGCCAGAGGTGGCGGTCCGAGGCCGACTGGGCATGAGCGCCCGGGCGCTCCATCCCGGATGTCACCTACGTGCCGGCCCTTGGGGGCGGCGGGTGGGCCGCCGCCCCCAAGGACCGCTGTGGGCCGCCCGGTGGTCAGCCGGTGGTGCAGCTGACGGTGGGCCAGGTCCAGTTGCCGTTGGCCTGGACGGTGGTGCCCCAGGTGTTGCCGTTGCCGTTGGGTTTGGCGGTGAGTGTCTGCGCGTCGGGGTAGGTCGCGGTGGTGTTCCAGGTGGAGAGGACCTTGGCGGGGGAGGGGATCTTCATGGTGACGGTCCAGTCGGCGGCGCCGGTGACCGAGACGTCGAGGTTGTAGCGGTCGCCCCATCTCTGGCCCGCGGTCACCGTCGCGGTGCAGCCACCGCCACCGTCCCCGCCGTCGCCGCCCGTGTCGGGAGCCACGGCGCGGCCGGTCTGCGGGGAGATCATGCCGGCGCACAACCCCCGGCTCGCCAGGCCCTGCGCGATGCGCGGTACGGCCGCGAGCGTGTTGGCAGGCCAGTCGTGCATGAGGATGACCTGACCGTCGGTGAGCCGGGCGTTGGCCTGCACGATCGCGTCGGTGCTCGCGCCGTTCCAGTCCTGGGAGTCGACGTCCCAGATGATCTGCGTCAGACCGTACTTGGCCGCGGACGCCCGCACCGTCGAGTCGGACTCACCGTACGGAGGCCGGAACAGTTTCGGTGTTCCCCCGCCCGCGGAGGCGATGGCCTGCTGGGTGCGGGAGATCTCGGAGTCTATCTGGATCTGGGTCTGCTGGGTCAGGTGCGGGTGGGTGTAGCTGTGGTTGCCGACCCACATGCCGGCGTCTACCTGCGCCCGCACCTGGGACGGGCCGGCGGCGGCGTTCTGGCCCTGGTTGAACATGGTGGCCCGCAGCCCGTTCCGCTTCAGGGCGTCGAGCAGGGCCGGGGTACTGCTCGACGGGCCGTCGTCGAAGGTCAGCCCGACGTAGCCGTTGCAGGCCGCGGCAGTCGCGGCATGGGAGGGCGCGGTGTCCACGGTGACCGTGGCGGTCGCGGCCGTCGCGGCGACGGCCAGCGCCGTGACCACGGACCGTAAGGAGAGACGTGTTCGCATGCGCATGGGGGTGAGTCCTTCTCGTCCCGGGCGGATGGATGAGGAGCGCTGGGTGGGCGGCCCGGTGTCAGCCGGTGGGACGCCCTGGCGGGTGCTCCGTGAACCGGTGCTGACAGCGACCGCGCGTCGGTGTCGTGCGTCCCAGCCGGATTCGGCCGGTCTCCGTGTCCTGCCCGGCGACCGGTCGGGGTGCCGGGTCGGGGGACCCGGATCGACAGTGATGGAGGTCTGTCGACGGCGAACAGTGTTGAACTGCCGCTGTCTGATGTCAATGGTTTCGACACTGGTTACGAAAGGGTCGCTCCGAAGTGGGTGAGTACGTATAGAGCATTGTTCCTGTTGGGAGGCGTAGTGAGTCGCTGAGGGTATTCACGCACCTGGTGTTCGATGGGTACGGATTTGATGTGGCGGTCGGAGTCTCGCGAAAGTTTCGAAGCCTGTGCGGGGCCCGGTGCGGTCGGCGTGAGAGAGACCGCCCGTCACGACCGAGGCGGCCCGCGGCGCAACGGCCGAAGCCCGCCTCGGTCGCGGCGGTCCCGCGCCGTGTCAGCCTCCGGTCGCCTCCCTGAGCGCGATGTTGAGTTCCAGGACGTTGACCCGGGGCTCGCCCATGAAGCCGAGGGCGCGTCCCTCGGTGTGCTCGGCCACGAGCTTCGCGACCCGCTGGACGGCGAGGCCGTTCCGCTCGGCGACGCGGTGGATCTGGAGCCTCGCGTACGCCGGGGAGATGTGCGGGTCGAGACCCGAGCCGGAGGACGTCACAGCGTCGGCAGGCACGTCTTCGGCCCTCACCCTGTGGGTGGGGGTGGAGTTGTCCGCCACGACCGCCGCCTTCGCCTCCTTCACCCATGTCACCAGGCCGGCGTCGTCCGCCGCGCGGTTGGTGGCACCGGAGAGGATCAGCGAGTACCTGGGGTTGACGCTGTTGCTGCCCAGGCCGTTCGAGGGACGGGGCTGGAACCAGGTGAGGTCCGGCTTCGCCACCTCGTCCGGGTCGTCAGGGTCCTGCTTCGGCAGGTCGTACCTCTGCCCGATCAGGGACGACCCGACGGTGCGCCCGCTTCCGTCACCGATCTCGGAGCCGTCGGCCCGGCCGCTGAAGAACGCCTGGGCGACGCCGGTGACCGCGAGCGGGTAGAGGACTCCGCAGACGACGCTGAGGACGAGCAGGGCACGCAGCCCCGCCCCGAGCAGCCGGGCGGTGTTCTTGAGACTGGTGTTCATGGCTGATCAGCCGTTTCTGGTTCAGGAGAGCCCGGGAACGAGGGAGATGAGCAGATCGATGGCCTTGATCCCGACGAACGGGGCGACCAGGCCGCCGAGTCCGTAGATCCCGAGATTGCGGCGGAGCATCGTGTCCGCGCCGGTCGGCCGGTACCGGACTCCCTTGAGGGCGAGCGGTACGAGGGCGATGATGATCAGGGCGTTGAAGACGACGGCGGACAGGATCGCGGATTCCGGCGACGCGAGGCCCATCACGTTCAGCTTGTCCAGCCCCGGATACACCACGGCGAACATGGCCGGGATGATCGCGAAGTACTTCGCGACGTCGTTGGCGATGGAGAAGGTGGTCAGGGCCCCCCGGGTGATGAGGAGTTGCTTGCCGATCGAGACGATCTCGATGAGCTTGGTCGGGTCGGAGTCCAGGTCCACCATGTTCCCGGCCTCCTTGGCGGCCGAGGTGCCGGTGTTCATCGCCACGCCGACGTCCGCCTGCGCGAGCGCGGGGGCGTCGTTGGTGCCGTCGCCCGTCATCGCGACGAGCTTGCCGCCCGCCTGCTCCCGCTTGATGAGGGCCATCTTGTCCTCGGGGGTGGCCTCGGCGAGGAAGTCGTCGACCCCCGCCTCCTCGGCGATCGCCCTCGCGGTCAGGGGGTTGTCGCCCGTGACCATGACGGTCCTGATGCCCATGCGGCGCAGTTCGTCGAACCGCTCCCGCATCCCGCCCTTGACGACGTCCTTGAGGTGGACGACGCCCAGGACCCGGGCGCCTTCCCGGTCCTCGACGGCGACCAGGAGCGGAGTCCCGCCGGCCTCCGAGATCCGGTCGGCGAGGAGGCCGGCGTCCTCGGCGACGTGACCGCCCCGCTCCCGCACCCACGCGACGACCGAACCGGCCGCACCCTTGCGGACCTTGAGGCCGTCCACGTCCACGCCCGACATACGGGTCCGAGCCGTGAAGGTGACCCAGGCGGCACGGGCGAGCTCGTCCGGGTGGCGTTCACGAAGGCCGTACCTCTCCTTCGCGAGCACCACGACCGAGCGGCCCTCCGGGGTCCCGTCGGCCAGCGAGGACAACTGCGCCGCGTCCGCCAGTTCCTGCTCGGTCACACCTCGCACCGGCACGAAGGCCGCGGCCTGCCGGTTCCCCAGCGTGATCGTGCCGGTCTTGTCGAGCAGCAGCGTCGAGACGTCACCCGCCGCCTCCACCGCGCGCCCCGACAGGGCGAGGACGTTGCGCTGGACGAGCCGGTCCATGCCCGCGATCCCGATCGCGGAGAGGAGCGCCCCGATGGTCGTCGGTATCAGACAGACCAGCAACGCGGTGAGCACGATCAGGGACTGTCCGGCGCCCGCGTGGATCGCGAAGGGCTGCAGCGTCACGACGGCGAGGAGGAACACGATCGTCAGCGAGGCGAGCAGGATGTCGAGTGCGATCTCGTTGGGTGTCTTCTGCCGGGCCGCGCCCTCGACGAGGGCGATCATCCGGTCGATGAAGGTCTTGCCCGGCTCGGTGGTGATCCTGACGACGATCCGGTCGGAGAGCACCTTCGTGCCGCCGGTGACGGCGCTGCGGTCGCCGCCGGACTCCCGGATCACCGGGGCCGACTCGCCCGTGACGGCCGACTCGTCGACGGACGCGACCCCCTCGACGACGTCACCGTCGCCGGGGACGATGTCACCGGCCTCGCAGACGACCAGGTCACCGACGCGCAGCTCCGTGCCGGGCACCTCCTTCTCGTCGCGGCCCTCCAGGCGGCGGGCGACGGTGTCCGTCCTCGCCTCGCGCAGGGTGTCGGCCTGGGCCTTGCCGCGGCCCTCGGCGACAGCCTCGGCGAGATTGGCGAACACGGTCGTCAGCCACAGCCAGGCCGTGATGGCCCAGCCGAACCAGTCGCCCGGGTCCTGGACGGCCAGCAGGGTGGTGACCACCGAGCCGACCAGCACCACGAACATCACGGGGGACTTGACCATCACACGCGGGTGGAGCTTCCTCACCGCGTCGGGAAGGGACCTGAGCAACTGCTGGGGGTCGAAGAGACCCCCGCCGACACGGCCGGACTTGCCGGTGGCGGCGCCGGGCAGGCCCTCGTGCGAGGCACGGACGGAGGTGGGGGTGCTCATGAGGCGAGCCCTTCCGCGAGCGGACCCAGCGCCAGGGCCGGGAAGTAGGTCAGACCGGTGAGGACGAGGATCGTGCCGACCAGCAAACCCGCGAAGAGGGGTTTGTCGGTCCGCAGGGTGCCCGCGGTGTCGGGGACG
Proteins encoded in this window:
- a CDS encoding acyl-CoA dehydrogenase family protein, with amino-acid sequence MADPLLFNPRAYDPAHFDPETRRLLRATIDWFEDRGKRRIIEDYRSRAWLGDFLEFSAKEGLFATFLTPASATDREDGRWDTARIAALNEIFGFYGLDYWYAWQVTILGLGPVWQSDNAAARDRAAELLSQGEVFAFGLSEKAHGADIYSTDMLLAPDGDGGFLATGSKYYIGNGNAAGLVSVFGRRTDVEGPDGYVFFAADSRHPAYHLVKNVVDSSKYVSEFRLDGYPVGPDDVLHTGRAAFDAALNTVNVGKFNLCTASIGICEHAMYEAVTHAHNRVLYGRPVTAFPHVRRELADAYVRLVGMKLFSDRAVDYFRSAGPDDRRYLLFNPMTKMKVTTEGEKVIDLMWDVIAAKGFEKDTYFAQAAVEIRSLPKLEGTVHVNLALILKFMRNHLLDPAGYAPVGTRLDAADDAFLFRQGPARGLGSVRFHDWRPAYDAYAAVPNVARFREQADALCDFVARVAPDERQSRDLDFLLSVGRLFALVVHGQLILEQARLTGLDEDVLDELFSVLVRDFSANAVELHGKDSATGEQQDWAIAAVRRPVVDEARSARVWARVEALSGAYEMAL
- a CDS encoding TMEM175 family protein codes for the protein MDDTRAGDGKNAERLTALSDGIFAIAMTLLVLDVRVPPDLSAQGFRDAVRGVLPDLGAYALSFMILAAFWRDHRRIVELVPRFEGRSLKLALVWLGAIALIPFPTSLLSEYASEPLAVAVYAGAVCLTNLLELAVLRTGLRGRWPSDPATERTARFVATDLGNTALVFGATVPLAYALSPVAAMWSWLALLPLKVTLGRRYRRAQPS
- a CDS encoding DUF5133 domain-containing protein → MLTPSPQDLRVALARYADARIEDARRSTDVTARAVEDAAYTLCVMTGTQAVPQALHTADTMLGVRPAVSPALRRAVGTRRDDNLQAV
- a CDS encoding DUF998 domain-containing protein — translated: MRSVPWWVLFSSVCAPVLLVGGWAVSAELQGPGYDPASATISILASDGAAGYWVMTPALLALGACHVVTASGLRPAAPSGRAALAGGGLSAMLLALFPAPTSGGSFAHGVVVAVGFSLLAVWPVLAVRRRASRRRVVAAAGDTWPRPAARPSGRTAPWGLRPAPSATAAALMWLGGAWFLLALYTLDTAGAAERVLTFAQSFWPLVVVVSCFRHAGDPGQPD
- a CDS encoding ferredoxin, with product MRAVAWTTEVDRGLCMGSGMCAGMTPDLYALDDEDRARPVRDRMAPDDRALDAADSCPASAILVRDGDALIGPRP
- a CDS encoding cytochrome P450 codes for the protein MTEAVGRTPVPYPFNEPAGLGLADAYEEALVTPGLVRVRMTYGEPAWLATRYADARLVLGDRRFSRAEALRHDEPRQSEGRRDSGILSMDPPGHTRLRTLVAKAFTVHQVEKLRPWVRELAHGLLDELEAMGQPADLVEHYALPIPVAVICRMLGVPEEDRPRFRVWSDAALSTSSLTAEEFLRSREELRAYMGSLIEEHRRSPRPDLMTGLIEARDTGDRLSELELVDLCVGILVAGHETTATQIPNFVHVLLDHPGQLKLLRERPELIRGAVEELLRFVPLGSGSGFPRYAMEDVEVGGTLVRTGEPVLVAVGAANRDALKFDGPGRLDVTRTGVQHLGFGHGVHHCLGAPLARLELQEALEALLVRFPGLRSAGDVHWKNQMLVRGPREMPVGW
- a CDS encoding SAM-dependent methyltransferase encodes the protein MSRPENDASTLRIDTSRPHPARMYDWFLGGKDNYPVDEALGRQMLAVEPGVPVMARVNRAFMHRATRWLTGQGIRQFLDIGTGIPTEPNLHQVAQQAAPTTRVVYCDHDPIVLAHAEALLKGTEEGAIDYVQADARDVDAILQHAGRTLDFTRPVALSLISLLHFVSDEDGAYELVDRLTEVLAPGSYVVISHLTADFHPAAARKVDEMYKANTLTLAPRTRDQFARFFDGLDITEPGIVAAEAWHPGLGEPVAGQDDIISAGYVAVGRKP
- a CDS encoding polysaccharide deacetylase family protein; its protein translation is MRMRTRLSLRSVVTALAVAATAATATVTVDTAPSHAATAAACNGYVGLTFDDGPSSSTPALLDALKRNGLRATMFNQGQNAAAGPSQVRAQVDAGMWVGNHSYTHPHLTQQTQIQIDSEISRTQQAIASAGGGTPKLFRPPYGESDSTVRASAAKYGLTQIIWDVDSQDWNGASTDAIVQANARLTDGQVILMHDWPANTLAAVPRIAQGLASRGLCAGMISPQTGRAVAPDTGGDGGDGGGGCTATVTAGQRWGDRYNLDVSVTGAADWTVTMKIPSPAKVLSTWNTTATYPDAQTLTAKPNGNGNTWGTTVQANGNWTWPTVSCTTG
- a CDS encoding potassium-transporting ATPase subunit C — protein: MNTSLKNTARLLGAGLRALLVLSVVCGVLYPLAVTGVAQAFFSGRADGSEIGDGSGRTVGSSLIGQRYDLPKQDPDDPDEVAKPDLTWFQPRPSNGLGSNSVNPRYSLILSGATNRAADDAGLVTWVKEAKAAVVADNSTPTHRVRAEDVPADAVTSSGSGLDPHISPAYARLQIHRVAERNGLAVQRVAKLVAEHTEGRALGFMGEPRVNVLELNIALREATGG
- the kdpB gene encoding potassium-transporting ATPase subunit KdpB: MSTPTSVRASHEGLPGAATGKSGRVGGGLFDPQQLLRSLPDAVRKLHPRVMVKSPVMFVVLVGSVVTTLLAVQDPGDWFGWAITAWLWLTTVFANLAEAVAEGRGKAQADTLREARTDTVARRLEGRDEKEVPGTELRVGDLVVCEAGDIVPGDGDVVEGVASVDESAVTGESAPVIRESGGDRSAVTGGTKVLSDRIVVRITTEPGKTFIDRMIALVEGAARQKTPNEIALDILLASLTIVFLLAVVTLQPFAIHAGAGQSLIVLTALLVCLIPTTIGALLSAIGIAGMDRLVQRNVLALSGRAVEAAGDVSTLLLDKTGTITLGNRQAAAFVPVRGVTEQELADAAQLSSLADGTPEGRSVVVLAKERYGLRERHPDELARAAWVTFTARTRMSGVDVDGLKVRKGAAGSVVAWVRERGGHVAEDAGLLADRISEAGGTPLLVAVEDREGARVLGVVHLKDVVKGGMRERFDELRRMGIRTVMVTGDNPLTARAIAEEAGVDDFLAEATPEDKMALIKREQAGGKLVAMTGDGTNDAPALAQADVGVAMNTGTSAAKEAGNMVDLDSDPTKLIEIVSIGKQLLITRGALTTFSIANDVAKYFAIIPAMFAVVYPGLDKLNVMGLASPESAILSAVVFNALIIIALVPLALKGVRYRPTGADTMLRRNLGIYGLGGLVAPFVGIKAIDLLISLVPGLS